Proteins encoded by one window of Salicibibacter halophilus:
- a CDS encoding hemolysin family protein gives MNIGISVALFVFLLVATAFFVAAEHSISRMRNTHLEALAAEGNRKAALLKKMIAHPEGYRSAAQLGIAITTIGLGWLGASLTETVLASLLTSVNVPTETGTIVSLILAFVLVTFLYIVIGLLAPKTAAMQHSETISFAVVRLLRFFYFITYPAIFVLNGVANAFVQLFGLTPAKHLDEAHTEEELQALLTESLRHGEINQAEFGYVNNIFAFDERKANEVMVPRTDMVCLYRDEPLEASMKKIKDKRFTRYPMVGENKDDVIGFINTKEFLLVNLEREQINIDEITRPVLTVSDQTPIKRLLKKMQTEGAHLSVLIDEYGGTAGLVTIEDILEEIVGDIRDEFDEGEMHEIEEIASGHFLVDGIVLIDDINAYLSEKIEEDDFDTVGGWLFSINPNIQEGEKWKIGAMKIRVIKRDAYRYRKLEIVMEEEDE, from the coding sequence TTGAATATTGGCATTAGTGTCGCCTTGTTTGTTTTTTTACTCGTTGCAACAGCGTTTTTTGTGGCCGCGGAACATTCCATCTCGCGAATGCGGAACACCCACCTTGAAGCGCTCGCTGCAGAAGGCAACAGAAAAGCTGCACTCCTGAAAAAGATGATCGCGCATCCCGAAGGGTACCGTTCAGCTGCCCAACTCGGAATTGCGATAACGACGATCGGTTTGGGCTGGCTAGGCGCATCCTTGACTGAAACAGTTCTTGCGTCGTTGCTCACCTCCGTAAATGTACCGACGGAAACAGGCACCATTGTTTCATTGATACTCGCCTTTGTCCTTGTCACTTTTCTGTACATCGTGATCGGGTTGCTGGCACCTAAAACTGCTGCAATGCAACATTCGGAGACGATTAGTTTTGCTGTTGTACGTTTGCTTCGTTTTTTTTATTTCATTACTTATCCCGCCATTTTTGTGCTTAACGGGGTCGCCAACGCATTTGTGCAATTGTTCGGGCTCACACCGGCCAAACATTTGGATGAAGCCCACACAGAAGAGGAATTGCAGGCGTTGCTTACGGAAAGTTTACGGCACGGAGAGATCAATCAAGCCGAGTTCGGGTACGTCAACAACATCTTCGCGTTCGATGAACGAAAAGCCAATGAAGTCATGGTTCCGCGCACCGATATGGTTTGTCTTTATCGGGACGAACCATTGGAAGCGTCGATGAAAAAAATTAAAGATAAGCGCTTCACTCGTTATCCGATGGTCGGTGAAAATAAAGATGATGTCATCGGCTTCATCAATACGAAGGAATTTTTATTGGTGAATTTGGAAAGAGAACAAATCAACATCGATGAAATCACCCGCCCTGTTCTTACCGTCTCCGATCAAACCCCGATCAAACGATTACTGAAAAAAATGCAGACCGAGGGCGCCCACTTAAGTGTTTTAATTGATGAATACGGCGGAACGGCCGGTTTGGTAACCATTGAAGACATTCTCGAAGAAATCGTCGGGGATATCCGCGATGAGTTTGACGAAGGGGAGATGCACGAAATCGAAGAGATTGCCAGCGGTCATTTCCTCGTCGACGGGATTGTGCTCATTGACGATATTAACGCGTACCTCTCCGAGAAAATTGAGGAAGACGACTTTGATACGGTCGGCGGCTGGTTATTTTCCATAAACCCGAACATCCAAGAAGGTGAAAAATGGAAAATCGGAGCGATGAAGATCCGCGTGATCAAACGAGATGCATACCGCTACCGGAAACTGGAAATTGTTATGGAGGAAGAGGACGAATAG
- a CDS encoding gamma-glutamyltransferase family protein, with amino-acid sequence MQFDPWYHPYFSKRTPMYSQRGMVGTSQPLASEAGLDMLKKGGNAVDAAIATAAALTVVEPTSNGIGSDSFAIVWLDGEMYGMNSSGRSPGGISIDAVKVRGFDAMPRNGLIPVNVPGAPGGWVALSKRFGKLSLKEVLAPAIRLAEEGFPVSPIVSKHWKAAVHLYPADQPEFKPWFDTFTRQGKAPEPGEIWHLPDHGATLRKIAGTNGKAFYEGELAERIDHFSREHNGFLRGEDMEQFSMDWVQPLSVNYKGYDVWELPPNGQGIVPLMAMNTLNGFDLPTKESTETYHVQMEALKLAFMDGFEHITDHEHMSVDPKALLTSEYAAERRSLIGDEAIEPKAGTPPRGGTVYLATADGEGNMVSLIQSNYAGFGSGIVIPSTGISMQNRGWEFSLDKNAANALAPNKRTYHTIIPGFLTKGDQPIGPFGVMGAYMMPQGHLQVLTNAIDYEFNPQAALDAPRWKWLGGKTIETESHFPAEIARQLIRKGHHIKPTLEAGGFGRGQIIWRNPETGVLVGGTESRADGHLAIW; translated from the coding sequence ATGCAGTTTGATCCTTGGTATCATCCTTACTTTTCAAAAAGAACCCCTATGTACAGCCAGCGTGGGATGGTTGGCACTTCGCAGCCACTCGCGTCCGAAGCTGGTCTTGACATGCTAAAAAAAGGCGGGAATGCGGTTGACGCCGCGATAGCAACAGCCGCGGCATTGACGGTTGTCGAGCCTACTTCGAATGGCATTGGCAGCGATTCCTTCGCCATTGTCTGGCTGGACGGTGAGATGTACGGGATGAATTCCAGCGGGCGTTCACCCGGCGGGATTTCGATTGATGCTGTGAAAGTACGCGGCTTTGATGCCATGCCGCGAAACGGTTTGATTCCGGTGAACGTTCCCGGTGCTCCCGGGGGTTGGGTGGCGTTATCGAAACGGTTTGGAAAATTATCCCTGAAGGAAGTGCTTGCTCCAGCGATTCGCTTGGCTGAAGAAGGTTTCCCGGTGAGCCCAATCGTATCGAAGCATTGGAAAGCCGCCGTTCATTTATATCCGGCGGATCAACCGGAGTTCAAACCTTGGTTTGATACGTTTACCCGCCAAGGGAAAGCGCCGGAACCCGGAGAGATTTGGCATTTGCCCGACCATGGCGCTACACTGCGTAAAATTGCGGGAACGAACGGAAAGGCTTTTTATGAGGGGGAACTTGCAGAGCGCATTGATCATTTTTCCCGTGAACATAACGGTTTTCTTCGCGGAGAGGACATGGAACAATTTAGCATGGATTGGGTGCAACCGCTATCCGTGAATTACAAAGGCTACGATGTCTGGGAACTGCCGCCGAACGGACAGGGAATCGTCCCTCTTATGGCGATGAATACTTTGAACGGCTTTGATTTGCCGACAAAGGAAAGCACGGAAACATACCATGTGCAAATGGAAGCACTTAAACTGGCTTTCATGGATGGGTTTGAGCACATTACCGATCATGAACACATGAGCGTAGATCCGAAAGCTTTACTTACATCGGAATACGCGGCTGAACGGCGTTCTCTCATTGGTGATGAAGCCATTGAGCCCAAAGCCGGAACCCCGCCCCGAGGAGGAACCGTTTATTTAGCGACCGCCGACGGAGAAGGCAACATGGTTTCCCTGATTCAGAGCAATTATGCCGGCTTCGGATCCGGTATCGTGATCCCCAGCACCGGCATCAGCATGCAAAACCGCGGCTGGGAATTTTCGTTGGATAAAAATGCAGCAAACGCGCTTGCGCCGAATAAACGGACGTATCACACGATCATTCCGGGATTTTTAACGAAAGGCGATCAGCCCATCGGACCGTTTGGCGTTATGGGCGCATACATGATGCCGCAAGGCCATTTGCAAGTGCTCACCAATGCCATTGATTACGAGTTTAACCCGCAAGCCGCCCTGGATGCACCGCGCTGGAAATGGCTTGGCGGCAAAACAATTGAAACGGAATCCCACTTCCCGGCAGAGATTGCACGACAGCTCATACGCAAAGGCCACCATATTAAACCTACACTCGAAGCCGGAGGATTTGGCCGCGGACAAATCATTTGGCGGAACCCGGAAACCGGGGTGCTCGTAGGCGGCACCGAATCCCGGGCGGACGGGCATCTGGCGATTTGGTAA
- a CDS encoding SLC13 family permease has product MSENELPQSRYTKRNLIGLILGPSLFLLAYFLIPESELSHEPRVVLATTMLVATFWVTEAIPLAAASLVPLVLIPAFRGAEIETIAPAYSDPTIFMYGGGFVIALAIEKWNLHRRIALSVIQMIGSQSHRITLGIIISTAMISMFVSNAATALMMLPVAIALITEVKEKEIFTGKNLDNFSKGILLSVAYAATIGGLATLVAAVPNAVLAGIVNNQLDRTITFLDWLIFAGPVALVMLIVLYFYLTRLQFKVNVSPDEQPSLDFIQEDKKALGPFNRNEGMVTIAFCITVFFWVFKGAIDWLFASFMGIQLGLEENLHDGTIAVFGALLLFFLPSTEKGERILEWEDMKRLPWGVLILFGGGLALAEGFSSSGLNDWIGETLQLLEQFSFIIIILLLVTIVLGITEILSNTAVANLVIPLTVGMGIAIGIDPLPLMAAAALSAGSCYMLPVATPPNAAVFSAGVLHIGDMARAGVWLNLFSIIVITLAVYFWMPIAFNL; this is encoded by the coding sequence ATGTCAGAGAATGAACTTCCTCAATCAAGGTATACGAAGCGCAATCTAATCGGCCTGATACTGGGCCCTTCTTTATTTCTCCTTGCATATTTTCTAATTCCCGAGAGCGAGCTTAGTCACGAACCTCGCGTTGTTTTAGCTACGACCATGCTTGTCGCTACATTCTGGGTAACAGAAGCTATTCCTTTGGCGGCTGCATCTTTAGTGCCGCTTGTTCTTATTCCGGCGTTTAGAGGCGCTGAGATTGAAACCATCGCGCCTGCGTATTCCGACCCTACCATTTTTATGTATGGAGGCGGTTTCGTTATAGCGCTGGCGATCGAAAAGTGGAACCTTCATCGCCGAATTGCGTTGAGTGTCATTCAAATGATTGGTTCACAAAGCCACCGAATCACGCTGGGCATTATTATCTCTACCGCGATGATTTCCATGTTTGTCTCCAATGCCGCCACTGCATTAATGATGTTACCCGTGGCGATCGCGCTGATTACAGAAGTGAAAGAAAAAGAGATTTTCACCGGAAAAAATCTAGATAATTTCTCAAAAGGGATTTTACTTTCTGTTGCTTACGCCGCAACCATCGGGGGGCTTGCCACACTTGTAGCTGCTGTCCCTAATGCTGTATTAGCAGGAATCGTAAATAACCAACTTGATCGAACAATTACTTTTTTGGATTGGCTGATCTTCGCAGGTCCGGTAGCCCTTGTGATGCTCATTGTCCTCTACTTTTACCTTACCCGGCTCCAATTCAAGGTGAACGTATCTCCTGATGAGCAACCATCGCTTGATTTTATTCAAGAGGATAAAAAAGCCTTAGGCCCTTTCAATCGAAATGAAGGCATGGTCACCATTGCTTTCTGTATCACAGTTTTCTTTTGGGTGTTCAAAGGCGCCATCGATTGGCTATTTGCATCATTTATGGGCATACAATTAGGCTTAGAGGAAAATCTTCACGATGGTACGATTGCAGTATTTGGTGCGCTCCTGCTCTTTTTCTTGCCAAGCACGGAAAAGGGGGAACGTATTCTGGAATGGGAGGACATGAAACGATTGCCCTGGGGAGTATTGATCCTTTTCGGAGGTGGACTAGCTTTAGCTGAAGGGTTTAGTTCCTCCGGGCTCAATGATTGGATTGGTGAAACACTTCAGTTGTTGGAACAATTCTCATTTATTATTATCATCTTATTGCTCGTCACAATTGTATTAGGGATTACAGAAATTCTCTCTAATACCGCGGTAGCCAATCTGGTCATTCCACTTACCGTAGGGATGGGGATCGCGATCGGAATTGACCCTTTACCTCTCATGGCGGCAGCTGCTCTTTCAGCCGGATCTTGCTACATGCTTCCCGTTGCAACACCACCGAATGCTGCCGTCTTTAGTGCAGGCGTCTTGCATATCGGTGACATGGCAAGAGCCGGAGTATGGCTTAACCTATTTTCCATTATTGTGATCACACTTGCCGTTTATTTTTGGATGCCGATTGCTTTCAACCTGTAG